Proteins encoded together in one Flavobacteriales bacterium window:
- a CDS encoding MFS transporter, which translates to MDRRLFILWFTIFIDLIGFTLFIPVVPYFTEALGASEDLVMLSAALFSLMVFLCSPIWGSMSDRVGRRPVIMVSIVITAISYIVFSYATSIVLLFVSRFLTGIGSGNIAAAQAYVSDMTEPKDRAKRIGLIIGASFGLAFAFGPAMGGYVFHHMGGIEAVGWFATGLCLLNLIGVVLMLPESLANPDRARPINFKPVASTFRALKDQRFRDIFLIGFVYITAFSMMNVSIAFLWMQRYHLTVDQTGLMFSMVGILSAVSQGALVSVFQRWWGERRMMIYGCIMVGLGLALIPFVPVGDRADVILGADGLPASIDLSLAFVLMSLVPMVLGALGNACLNPSLVSILSRKSGPHELGEVMGQNQGFTSLGRVAGPAMAGPLYAWGVDLPFIVGGVIMIGTLALVFNYLRTSYTPLAAPIVSGD; encoded by the coding sequence ATGGATCGCCGCCTCTTCATCCTCTGGTTCACCATCTTCATCGATCTCATCGGGTTCACGCTCTTCATCCCGGTGGTGCCCTATTTCACCGAGGCCCTTGGCGCGAGCGAGGACCTGGTGATGCTGAGCGCCGCGCTCTTCTCGCTCATGGTCTTCCTCTGCTCGCCCATCTGGGGCAGCATGAGCGACCGTGTGGGGCGCCGCCCGGTGATCATGGTCTCCATCGTGATCACGGCCATCAGCTACATCGTTTTCTCCTACGCCACCAGCATCGTCCTGCTCTTCGTGTCGCGCTTCCTCACCGGCATCGGCAGCGGGAACATCGCGGCCGCGCAAGCCTACGTGAGCGATATGACCGAGCCGAAGGACCGGGCCAAACGCATCGGGCTCATCATCGGCGCGTCATTCGGACTGGCCTTCGCTTTCGGGCCCGCGATGGGCGGGTATGTCTTCCACCACATGGGCGGCATCGAGGCCGTGGGCTGGTTCGCCACAGGGCTATGCCTGCTCAACCTCATCGGCGTGGTGCTCATGCTGCCTGAGTCATTGGCCAATCCCGATCGCGCACGGCCGATCAACTTCAAGCCGGTGGCCAGCACCTTCCGCGCGCTCAAGGACCAGCGCTTCCGCGACATCTTCCTCATCGGCTTCGTGTACATCACGGCCTTCAGCATGATGAATGTGAGCATCGCCTTCCTCTGGATGCAGCGCTACCACCTCACGGTGGACCAGACGGGCCTCATGTTCAGCATGGTCGGCATCCTCAGCGCCGTTTCGCAAGGTGCCCTGGTGAGCGTGTTCCAGCGTTGGTGGGGCGAACGGCGCATGATGATCTACGGCTGCATCATGGTGGGGCTTGGTCTGGCCTTGATACCGTTCGTTCCGGTTGGTGATCGCGCCGACGTTATTCTGGGTGCGGATGGCCTGCCTGCCTCCATCGACCTCAGCCTTGCTTTTGTGCTGATGAGCCTTGTGCCGATGGTGCTCGGCGCCTTAGGCAACGCCTGCCTGAATCCGAGCCTGGTCTCGATCCTTAGCCGGAAATCTGGTCCCCATGAATTGGGTGAAGTGATGGGCCAGAATCAGGGCTTCACCTCTTTGGGCCGCGTGGCGGGGCCTGCCATGGCCGGTCCGCTGTATGCTTGGGGCGTGGATCTGCCGTTCATCGTGGGCGGCGTGATCATGATCGGCACCTTGGCGCTCGTGTTCAACTACCTGCGCACGAGCTATACGCCATTGGCGGCACCGATCGTCAGCGGCGATTAG
- a CDS encoding T9SS type A sorting domain-containing protein produces the protein MLRYCLIASLSLGALNAFAQPRANPAGPDQFICGNAATMQADPLSSGDVGVWTVLQGTASFAEQSSPTTLVVGLSNGENVLRWTIYSSAGTTSDQVSIWCYSSASPAADAGPDQTVPPWPGSVQLSGSVPIAPATCFWTVLSGSGTFSDPTDPQALFTAPGLGTNVLQWSCDNGPCASTLDAVVIEGVVGIDESQPKRVSMRYDAAMHAIIIGNAGTAIDLALFDATGRLMHQGTLPSGSTSWSPGSLPQGIYNVRAQHAAGDETLRFAVAR, from the coding sequence ATGCTCAGATACTGCCTCATCGCATCCCTGTCGCTGGGTGCTCTAAACGCCTTCGCACAGCCGCGCGCAAATCCTGCCGGACCCGATCAATTCATCTGCGGCAATGCGGCCACCATGCAGGCCGATCCGCTGTCGTCGGGCGATGTTGGCGTGTGGACCGTGCTGCAAGGCACCGCCTCCTTCGCCGAACAGAGCTCACCGACCACCTTGGTGGTGGGCTTGAGCAATGGCGAGAACGTGCTGCGCTGGACGATCTACAGCAGCGCCGGCACCACCTCGGACCAAGTGTCGATCTGGTGCTACAGCAGCGCTTCGCCGGCAGCGGATGCCGGGCCCGACCAGACCGTGCCGCCCTGGCCAGGGTCGGTGCAGCTGAGCGGATCCGTGCCCATCGCGCCCGCCACCTGCTTCTGGACGGTCCTTTCCGGCAGCGGGACCTTCAGCGACCCAACGGACCCGCAGGCCTTGTTCACGGCACCGGGGCTTGGAACCAACGTGCTGCAATGGAGCTGCGACAACGGTCCGTGCGCCAGCACCCTCGATGCCGTCGTGATCGAAGGCGTGGTCGGCATCGACGAGAGCCAACCGAAGCGCGTGTCCATGCGGTACGATGCGGCCATGCATGCCATCATCATCGGCAATGCCGGAACGGCCATCGACCTCGCGCTCTTCGATGCAACGGGCAGGCTCATGCATCAAGGCACGCTGCCATCAGGATCCACCTCCTGGTCGCCGGGCTCCCTTCCGCAGGGCATCTACAACGTGCGCGCGCAGCATGCTGCGGGCGATGAGACCCTGCGCTTCGCAGTGGCCCGCTGA
- the mnmE gene encoding tRNA uridine-5-carboxymethylaminomethyl(34) synthesis GTPase MnmE, whose translation MLHADTIAAISTAPGTGAIALLRLSGPGSEAIARAASEGLPADLRERFGHRCVLRDGEGRIDDGLLTFFRGPRSYTGEDVVELAVHGSPYIQQRLMEALLAAGARLAQPGEFTLRAFLNRKLDLSQAEAVADLIASQSAAQHRLALHQLRGGFGQRIEALRQELIDFSALIELELDFSEEDVEFANRPELIALLDRITGICTGLIESFRYGNAVRQGVPVAIVGAPNSGKSTLLNALLQEDRAIVSEIPGTTRDTVEEAITIGGVLFRFIDTAGIRRTDDAIEKLGIERSYKKAKEAAIVVLLGDASVMNEQAFAFEAAMLRERIGDGLPDGQQGPFVLPVLNKSDVAPMRSSGTLSISARKGEGLDDLKQRLLDHVNAMASPADIVVTNARHVDALTKARRSLTGARAAIDSGISGELLAVDLRHAQHHLGEITGKITPDDLLSSIFGRFCIGK comes from the coding sequence ATGCTCCACGCTGACACGATCGCGGCCATTTCAACCGCACCCGGCACAGGGGCCATCGCGCTGCTGCGTCTCTCGGGCCCGGGATCGGAAGCGATCGCGCGTGCGGCCAGCGAAGGCTTGCCGGCTGATCTGCGGGAACGCTTCGGCCACCGCTGCGTGCTCCGCGATGGCGAGGGCCGCATCGACGACGGACTGCTCACTTTCTTCCGCGGCCCTCGCTCCTACACCGGCGAGGACGTCGTGGAATTGGCCGTGCACGGATCACCCTACATCCAGCAACGATTGATGGAAGCGCTGCTCGCAGCGGGGGCGCGTCTTGCGCAGCCTGGTGAGTTCACGCTGCGCGCCTTCCTGAACCGGAAGCTCGACCTGAGCCAGGCCGAAGCCGTGGCCGACCTGATCGCCAGCCAGAGCGCCGCGCAGCACCGGCTCGCGCTGCACCAATTGCGCGGCGGCTTCGGGCAGCGCATCGAGGCGCTGCGGCAGGAGCTCATCGATTTCTCGGCGCTGATCGAGCTCGAGCTCGACTTCAGCGAAGAGGACGTGGAGTTCGCCAATCGCCCCGAGCTCATCGCGCTGCTCGATCGCATCACGGGCATCTGCACCGGGCTGATCGAGAGCTTCCGCTATGGCAATGCCGTGCGGCAGGGCGTCCCCGTGGCCATCGTAGGTGCGCCCAACAGCGGCAAGAGCACCTTGCTCAACGCCCTGCTGCAAGAGGACCGCGCCATCGTGAGCGAGATCCCCGGCACCACGCGCGACACGGTGGAGGAAGCGATCACCATCGGCGGGGTGCTCTTCCGCTTCATCGATACGGCGGGCATCCGCAGGACCGACGACGCGATCGAGAAGCTCGGCATCGAGCGCAGCTACAAGAAGGCGAAGGAAGCGGCCATCGTGGTGCTGCTGGGCGACGCCAGCGTGATGAACGAGCAGGCCTTCGCCTTCGAGGCGGCGATGCTGCGCGAACGGATCGGCGATGGCTTGCCTGACGGCCAACAAGGCCCGTTCGTGCTCCCCGTCCTGAATAAGAGCGACGTGGCCCCGATGAGGTCGAGCGGCACCTTGTCCATCAGCGCCAGGAAGGGCGAGGGGCTGGATGACCTGAAGCAGCGCCTGCTCGATCACGTGAACGCCATGGCATCGCCCGCCGACATCGTGGTGACCAACGCGCGGCATGTGGATGCGCTCACCAAGGCTCGGCGATCGCTGACCGGGGCCCGCGCGGCGATCGATTCCGGCATCAGCGGTGAGCTGCTGGCCGTGGACCTCCGGCACGCGCAGCACCATTTGGGCGAGATCACCGGGAAGATCACGCCCGACGACCTGCTCAGCAGCATCTTCGGCAGGTTCTGCATCGGGAAGTGA
- a CDS encoding DUF4878 domain-containing protein → MKTSFLLSLATTVLLAACGGGGDMTPTQVAEKYLTHLNKMEFKEAKEYGTEKTAGMLDLLAGMASMMPKNENTGFKISGETIDGDKATVTYRSEGKDADETLTLIKQDGKWLVDMAKEDGMGEEGGDMMNDLDAGVDSIMDGAGEMMEEAGEAMQEAAQ, encoded by the coding sequence ATGAAGACCTCGTTCCTGCTCTCGTTGGCCACTACCGTCCTACTCGCTGCCTGCGGCGGCGGCGGAGACATGACCCCCACCCAGGTGGCGGAGAAGTACCTCACCCACCTGAACAAGATGGAATTCAAGGAGGCCAAGGAATACGGCACTGAGAAGACCGCCGGCATGCTCGACCTCTTGGCCGGCATGGCGAGCATGATGCCCAAGAACGAGAACACGGGCTTCAAGATCTCCGGCGAGACCATCGATGGCGACAAGGCCACGGTGACCTACCGCAGCGAAGGAAAGGACGCCGACGAGACCCTCACCCTGATCAAGCAGGACGGCAAGTGGCTCGTTGACATGGCCAAGGAAGATGGCATGGGCGAAGAGGGCGGCGACATGATGAACGACCTCGATGCAGGCGTTGATTCGATCATGGACGGCGCTGGCGAGATGATGGAGGAAGCCGGCGAGGCGATGCAGGAGGCTGCTCAGTAA
- a CDS encoding alpha/beta fold hydrolase, with product MDPNGISAPAWLNRGEFPFASRIFQQADGRMHYVDEGSGPVLLFVHGTPDWSFGFRHLIKALRSNYRCVAIDHLGFGLSDKPAQADFTVAAHARRLQDFIDHLALKDITLVATDFGGGIGLQHALDRPGNVKGIVLYNTWMWDLMPDKRFSRPSAIMNSAFGKWLYLRFGFSVNVMMPSGYGNKAKLSKAVHSHFKNALPDAGSRRATFACVQEIKNAGPLWNAQWARVLKLSSIPTLLCWGLKDRFFPPDLLERWKHALPQATVRTFPEAGHFVHEEAHEELVVAMRSFLDACRS from the coding sequence ATGGATCCGAATGGCATCAGCGCCCCGGCCTGGCTCAATCGGGGAGAATTCCCCTTCGCCTCGCGCATCTTCCAACAGGCCGACGGCCGCATGCACTACGTGGACGAAGGCTCAGGCCCCGTCCTCCTCTTCGTGCATGGCACACCCGATTGGAGCTTCGGATTCCGGCACCTGATCAAGGCCCTTCGCAGCAATTACCGATGCGTGGCCATCGATCACCTCGGCTTCGGCCTGAGCGATAAGCCGGCACAGGCCGATTTCACCGTAGCGGCACACGCCCGCCGTCTTCAGGACTTCATCGACCACCTCGCATTGAAGGACATCACCCTGGTGGCGACGGACTTCGGCGGAGGCATCGGATTGCAGCATGCGCTCGATCGCCCCGGCAACGTGAAAGGCATCGTGCTGTACAACACGTGGATGTGGGACCTGATGCCCGACAAGCGCTTCAGCCGACCGAGCGCGATCATGAATTCAGCCTTCGGCAAGTGGCTCTACCTCCGGTTCGGATTCAGCGTGAACGTGATGATGCCCAGCGGCTACGGCAACAAGGCGAAGCTGAGCAAGGCCGTCCATTCGCACTTCAAGAACGCGCTGCCCGACGCCGGCTCGCGCAGGGCCACCTTCGCCTGCGTGCAGGAGATCAAGAACGCCGGTCCGCTCTGGAATGCACAATGGGCAAGGGTGCTCAAATTATCCTCCATCCCTACCCTGCTGTGCTGGGGCCTGAAGGACCGCTTCTTCCCGCCCGACCTGCTGGAACGCTGGAAACACGCCTTGCCGCAAGCGACGGTGCGCACCTTTCCGGAGGCCGGGCACTTCGTGCATGAGGAAGCGCACGAGGAACTGGTGGTCGCGATGCGTTCCTTCCTTGATGCGTGCCGTTCGTGA
- a CDS encoding PorT family protein has translation MKRLLTILSAAAIGTGALAQGEGLKFGAKAGLNITNLPSNESGYVSKSKLGLHLGGIANYGLGRNGNFSILAELLYSGQGAKYETVNASGGTETLPYSISYLSVPIQARYRLNFGLYFETGPYLAFLLGARVDGESEFDSVDGSGNAIKEKYKDYLNGTDFGWTYGLGYINEAGWGVGYRGFLGFTDISKDDDTEFEAATITLNTGNQLSFMWFFGWDD, from the coding sequence ATGAAACGACTGTTGACCATTCTGAGCGCTGCGGCCATCGGCACCGGCGCATTGGCCCAAGGCGAGGGCCTCAAGTTCGGCGCGAAGGCCGGACTGAACATCACCAATCTTCCAAGCAACGAGAGCGGTTACGTGAGCAAGAGCAAACTCGGGCTGCACTTGGGTGGAATCGCGAATTACGGGCTTGGCCGGAACGGTAATTTCTCCATTCTCGCTGAACTGCTCTACAGCGGCCAAGGCGCCAAGTATGAGACGGTCAATGCGAGCGGGGGCACGGAAACACTGCCCTATTCCATCAGCTACCTCAGCGTCCCGATCCAGGCCCGCTACCGCCTCAACTTCGGCCTGTACTTCGAGACCGGTCCGTATCTCGCATTCCTGCTCGGCGCCAGAGTCGACGGGGAGAGCGAATTCGACAGCGTTGACGGCAGCGGCAACGCCATCAAGGAGAAGTACAAGGATTACCTGAACGGCACGGACTTCGGCTGGACCTATGGCCTTGGCTACATCAACGAGGCGGGCTGGGGCGTTGGATACCGTGGCTTCCTTGGCTTCACGGACATCAGCAAGGATGACGACACCGAATTCGAAGCCGCCACGATCACGCTGAACACCGGGAATCAGCTCTCGTTCATGTGGTTCTTCGGCTGGGACGATTGA
- a CDS encoding WbqC family protein — protein MAIATPDAMTPLLSPCYFGPVELYRLLAKQDRILIDAGEHYVRQSYRTRTRIVGPNGPQDLCVQIVHDRAHVGASAAEVHLRKMPIHAVRLSYAETWPQQHLHAIRSAYGNAPWFIHYIDEIEAVLLAPHDRLIDLNLATLKQGLQWLGLTPAIEVKDAYVENDPSTYLDLRSALHPKKPLPPELDAGAPYAQVFEQRHGFVPSCSIIDLVMNLGPEARGWLLRA, from the coding sequence ATGGCGATCGCGACTCCGGATGCCATGACGCCCCTGCTCTCCCCCTGCTACTTCGGCCCGGTGGAGCTTTATCGGCTCCTGGCAAAGCAGGATCGCATCCTCATCGACGCCGGCGAGCACTACGTGCGGCAGAGCTACCGCACACGCACGCGCATCGTGGGACCCAACGGTCCGCAGGACCTGTGCGTGCAGATCGTGCATGACCGCGCCCACGTGGGGGCCTCGGCCGCGGAAGTCCATCTCCGGAAGATGCCCATACATGCCGTGCGTCTCTCTTATGCCGAGACCTGGCCGCAGCAGCACCTGCATGCCATCCGCAGCGCGTACGGCAACGCTCCATGGTTCATCCATTACATCGACGAAATCGAGGCCGTGCTGCTGGCTCCGCACGACCGGCTCATCGACCTGAACTTGGCGACGCTCAAGCAGGGCCTGCAGTGGCTTGGGCTCACCCCTGCGATCGAGGTCAAGGACGCCTACGTGGAGAATGACCCGTCGACCTACCTGGACCTCCGCTCGGCCCTGCACCCCAAGAAGCCCTTGCCACCGGAACTGGACGCAGGCGCGCCGTATGCCCAGGTCTTCGAGCAGCGGCATGGCTTCGTGCCGAGCTGCAGCATAATCGACCTGGTCATGAACCTGGGCCCCGAAGCGCGCGGCTGGCTCCTTCGCGCGTGA
- a CDS encoding rod shape-determining protein codes for MAFLFKTIPLFVRFRINRIEVTRLDDGASVAADAAPPFSNERIVLADFFVAEGLLKYLITQLIGKRTFSPRIKMVVQQMDRAEGGLSSVERRALIDSCEHAGAFHVHVVDHQRELTMAEALNLLER; via the coding sequence ATGGCATTCCTCTTCAAGACAATCCCCTTGTTCGTGAGGTTCAGGATCAACCGGATCGAGGTGACCCGCCTCGATGATGGGGCTTCCGTAGCAGCCGATGCAGCCCCCCCGTTCTCTAACGAGCGCATTGTGCTCGCTGACTTCTTCGTGGCAGAAGGGCTACTGAAGTACCTGATCACTCAGTTGATCGGCAAGCGGACGTTCTCACCAAGGATCAAAATGGTGGTGCAGCAGATGGATCGTGCTGAAGGGGGGTTGAGTAGCGTTGAACGCAGGGCATTGATTGACTCATGCGAGCATGCGGGCGCCTTCCATGTACATGTGGTCGACCATCAACGAGAACTCACAATGGCCGAAGCGCTCAATCTCCTTGAGCGGTGA
- a CDS encoding NAD(P)/FAD-dependent oxidoreductase has protein sequence MWTIEKHVYDKLPHPKVVVVGGGFAGLELIQRLAGKPYKVLLLDKQNHHCFQPLLYQVATASLGADSIGHPFRRTVGPMPNVAFRMAEVLRVLPDLKRVETNVGEFSYDILVLALGSTTNFFGNRQMAEVAMQLKSISQALDIRSDFLQEFERALVLQEETELKRCLNFVIVGAGPTGVELAGALAEIRRTVLRNEYREMHSELMRIVLIDSNERVLKNFSEKSSSNAEKYLKELGVELLLNKRVVSGDDGHITLDDGSALDTNTVIWAAGVKGVTIPGLEAALNERASRFVVDRTNALRGFMDIHVLGDMALMEEPAYPKGHPQVATVAIQQGRHLAMNLIRRAEGKEPVPFAYRDKGSMAVIGRRKAVVDIGGWSFGGTVAWLLWMLVHVAQLVGFRNRAVVLFNWGWKYLSWRNTIRLIVRPYVRKGTAVARPFVAVE, from the coding sequence ATGTGGACCATAGAAAAGCATGTTTACGATAAGCTTCCGCACCCAAAGGTGGTGGTGGTGGGCGGCGGCTTCGCCGGATTGGAGCTGATCCAGCGCCTGGCAGGCAAGCCTTACAAGGTGCTGCTGCTCGATAAGCAGAACCATCACTGCTTCCAGCCGCTGCTCTACCAAGTGGCCACTGCCAGCCTCGGGGCAGACAGCATCGGGCATCCGTTCCGGCGCACCGTGGGGCCCATGCCCAACGTGGCATTCCGCATGGCCGAGGTCCTGCGCGTTCTTCCGGACCTGAAGCGCGTGGAGACCAACGTGGGCGAGTTCAGCTACGACATCCTCGTGCTCGCCTTGGGCAGCACCACCAACTTCTTCGGCAACCGCCAGATGGCCGAGGTGGCCATGCAGCTCAAGAGCATCAGCCAGGCACTCGATATCCGCAGCGATTTCCTGCAGGAGTTCGAGCGCGCGCTGGTGCTGCAGGAGGAAACCGAGCTGAAGCGCTGCCTCAATTTCGTGATCGTGGGCGCCGGGCCGACCGGTGTGGAGCTGGCGGGCGCCTTGGCCGAGATCCGCCGCACCGTGCTGCGCAACGAGTACCGCGAGATGCACAGCGAGCTCATGCGCATCGTGCTCATCGACAGCAACGAGCGCGTGCTGAAGAATTTCTCGGAGAAGTCGAGCAGCAACGCGGAGAAGTACCTGAAGGAGCTGGGCGTGGAACTGCTGCTGAACAAGCGCGTGGTGAGCGGCGATGACGGCCACATCACCTTGGATGACGGCAGCGCCCTGGATACCAACACCGTGATCTGGGCAGCTGGGGTGAAGGGCGTGACCATTCCCGGGTTGGAGGCTGCTTTGAATGAGCGCGCGAGCCGTTTCGTGGTTGATCGCACCAATGCTTTACGGGGCTTTATGGACATCCATGTCCTGGGCGACATGGCCCTGATGGAAGAGCCTGCATACCCCAAGGGGCATCCGCAGGTGGCCACCGTGGCGATCCAGCAAGGCCGGCATCTGGCCATGAATCTCATTCGCCGCGCGGAAGGGAAGGAGCCCGTGCCCTTCGCGTACCGCGACAAGGGCAGCATGGCCGTGATCGGCCGGCGCAAGGCCGTGGTGGATATCGGCGGATGGAGCTTCGGCGGCACCGTGGCCTGGCTCCTGTGGATGCTGGTGCACGTGGCGCAGCTCGTGGGTTTCCGCAACCGCGCCGTTGTGCTCTTCAATTGGGGCTGGAAATACCTGAGCTGGCGCAACACCATCCGCTTGATCGTGCGGCCCTACGTGCGCAAGGGCACGGCGGTGGCACGTCCCTTCGTGGCGGTTGAGTGA